From a region of the Candidatus Azobacteroides pseudotrichonymphae genomovar. CFP2 genome:
- a CDS encoding SIR2 family NAD-dependent protein deacylase, whose amino-acid sequence MNRKRIAIFSGAGMSAESGISTFRDSNGLWDNYNVMQVAHIDSWCVNQSLMLQFYNERRQHLASVSPNKGHRIIAEWEKDFDVTVITQNIDNLHERAGSSHVIHLHGELTKACSSKGRDKKHIIDIGYNDILPGDLSVDGSQLRPFIVWFGEDVPEMGNATLAVSNANVIIIVGTSMQVYPAANLIHFAKANTAIYLIDPAEIPILPSANVEVIQEKASKGLALLKERFKSK is encoded by the coding sequence ATGAATAGAAAACGAATAGCTATTTTTAGTGGAGCAGGGATGAGCGCGGAGAGTGGCATCTCTACTTTTCGTGATAGTAATGGTTTATGGGATAATTACAATGTAATGCAGGTGGCTCACATCGATAGTTGGTGCGTCAATCAGAGTCTAATGCTACAATTTTACAACGAACGTCGTCAACATCTTGCTTCCGTTTCCCCAAACAAGGGACACCGAATTATTGCCGAATGGGAAAAAGATTTTGATGTTACTGTTATCACCCAAAATATAGACAATTTGCATGAAAGAGCAGGGAGCAGTCATGTTATTCACTTACATGGTGAATTGACCAAGGCGTGTAGTTCAAAAGGTAGAGACAAAAAACATATAATAGATATTGGTTACAATGATATCCTTCCGGGAGATCTTTCTGTTGATGGCTCACAACTTCGTCCATTTATTGTTTGGTTTGGAGAGGATGTTCCAGAGATGGGAAATGCTACCCTAGCGGTTTCTAATGCCAATGTTATTATTATTGTTGGAACATCTATGCAAGTTTATCCTGCTGCCAACTTAATTCATTTTGCAAAAGCAAATACTGCTATTTATTTAATAGACCCAGCTGAAATACCTATCCTTCCCTCTGCCAATGTAGAAGTAATACAAGAAAAGGCAAGCAAAGGACTCGCTCTTTTGAAAGAGCGGTTCAAATCCAAGTAA